CGTCCCAGATCTTGGCCACGGTCTTGCCCAGGCCCCACTCGAAGTGGAAGTCGTTGCCGTAGGTCACGTCCGTGTCCTCCTGCTCCGAGTGGATCTCGTAGCGGGACAGGATGGAGGCCGACCAGGTCCGGGCCTCGTCGAAATAGAGGGTCGCGCCGGCCGTGAGCATGCCGGTCCAGAAGCCCTTGCCGGGGCTGGCCGGCTCGTCGGCGTCGAAGTCGCCCGTGGGTAGGTACACGCCTACGCCCAGGGCCGCGTCGTACCGGGGGCCGTGCCAGGCCAGGATGGCGGGCTCGATGAGGATGTCGCCCAGCCCGAACTCGTTATCGTCGAAGAACGTCATGCCGCCGGCCTTCATGGAGATGTCGGTGTAGACCAGGGGCACGCAGATGTCGGCCACGACGTTGGCGCCGAGAATCTCGATGCCCGAGGAGTACACGAGGCGGTTGACCAGGGCGTAGACGTTCACGTCGAAGTCGGCGTCGATCTCGTCGCCGTGCTTGTCCCGCAGGTCGTCGGCCGTGTAGAAGAGATTGTACATGCGCCAGTAGACGCCCTGCGGCGGCAGTGTCGCGCCCTTGATGCCCTCGGCGCCGCTCACGTAATGCCCCGAACCGGCCAGGGCCGTCGATCCCGTCATCAGCAGGGCCGCCGTCATGGCGGCAAAGAGCAGTTTCTTCATATTGCCCCTCCAGGGGGAAGCGGCGCAAGGGGGTCGCCCCTGCGCCGTCGTGTTCATGAATTCAGGGCCTTGAATACGCGTTCCGGCGTCATCGGGATCTTTTTGAAGCGATAGCCCGTGGCGTTGGCCACGGCGTTGGCGATGGCCGAGGCCGGGCAGACCAGACTGCACTCGCCCGCGCCCTTGGCCCCGAACGGGCCCGTGGGGTCGTTGCCTTCGACGATGATGGAATGGATCTCGGGTATGTCCTCGGCCGTGGGCAGCATGTAGTTGTGCATGCTGTACTGCTGCTGGCGGCCCTTGTCGTTGTAGGTGATCTCCTCGCTCAGGGCGTAGCCGATGCCCTGGACGGCTCCGCCCTCGATCTGGCCCTCGACGATCATGGGGTTGATGGCCCGGCCCACGTCATGGGCGGCGGTCAGCTTGACGACCCTGACCTGGCCCGTGCGCGTGTCGACCTCGACCTCGGCGAAGCAGGCGTGCCACGGCGGGGCGTTTTCGGGCACGATGCGGCCGACGCCGATGAATTGCTTGTTGCGGACGTGGGCGTGGTAGGCCAGTTCCTCCATGGTCACGGAGTTGCCCTTGCCGTCTTTGACCTCTTCGAGCTGGCACAGGCCCGAGCCCGAGCATTCGTCGAGGCTGCCGGCCATGGGCGCGATGACGCCGTTTTTGATCTCCAGGCGTTCGGCCGCAATGTTGAAGTAGCCTGCAGCGTATTCCAGAATCTGCTTGCGGGCATCGGAGGCGGCGGCTTTGACGGCAGTGCCCGCTGCGTAACAGGTGCGGCTGGCGTGGCTGCCGATGTCGAAGGGTGTTCCCAGGGTGTCGCCGTACGTCAGGCCGACGTTGTCCATGTTCATGCCTAAGGTCTCGGACGCAATCTGCACGAGGCTGGTGCTCGTGCCCGTGCCGATGTCCGGAACGCCGGAAGCGACCTGGGCCGAGCCGTCGGACTGGATGGTCACATAGGCGTTGTCGTAGTCCACGCAGAAGGGCCAGGCGTTGCTGACGTGGGTGCCCACGGCCATGCCGAGGCCGCGCAGCTTGACCGCGCCGGGTTCATGGAGTT
The Desulfomicrobium escambiense DSM 10707 genome window above contains:
- a CDS encoding SphA family protein, with protein sequence MKKLLFAAMTAALLMTGSTALAGSGHYVSGAEGIKGATLPPQGVYWRMYNLFYTADDLRDKHGDEIDADFDVNVYALVNRLVYSSGIEILGANVVADICVPLVYTDISMKAGGMTFFDDNEFGLGDILIEPAILAWHGPRYDAALGVGVYLPTGDFDADEPASPGKGFWTGMLTAGATLYFDEARTWSASILSRYEIHSEQEDTDVTYGNDFHFEWGLGKTVAKIWDVGLAGYCRWQVTDDSGPGTSDDREEAYAVGPEVSVFVPDWGLGVSLRSLWEFENKVNSQGNVTTLMIMKAF